From one Triticum urartu cultivar G1812 chromosome 3, Tu2.1, whole genome shotgun sequence genomic stretch:
- the LOC125549503 gene encoding uncharacterized protein LOC125549503, translated as MARALTMGVVAVLVFLCATAVPAAAQGKKGLPKNSRVIHPKQFGRREQVLSCDDTTDGNSPCVATCDRRCPNECVVMCPGCKTYCICDFYPGVSCGDPRFTGADGNNFYFHGKKDQSFCVVSDADLHINAHFIGKRNPAMSRDFTWIQALGIRFADHRLYMGAQKTVKWDSNVDRLELSFDDMPIEIPTAIDAKWQSTTVPGLTITRNAAANGIRVQLKGVFDILANVVPITQKDSRIHNYGVTEDDSLAHFDIGFKFHGLTDDVHGVLGQTYRADYVNKLSVSANMPIMGGTASYVTSDIFSTDCKVARFGRASGISMVTGIAT; from the exons ATGGCGAGGGCACTGACCATGGGTGTGGTCGCCGTGCTGGTGTTCCTGTGCGCCACCGCCGTGCCGGCCGCCGCCCAGGGGAAGAAGGGGCTGCCCAAGAACTCCCGCGTGATCCACCCGAAGCAGTTCGGGAGGAGGGAACAGGTGCTCTCCTGCGACGACACCACCGACGGCAACAGCCCCTGCGTCGCCACCTGCGACAGGCGCTGCCCCAACGAGTGCGTCGTCATGTGCCCAGGCTGCAAGACATACTGCA TCTGCGACTTCTACCCCGGCGTGTCCTGCGGGGACCCGCGCTTCACGGGCGCCGACGGCAACAACTTCTACTTCCACGGCAAAAAGGACCAGAGCTTCTGTGTGGTCTCCGACGCCGATCTCCACATCAACGCCCACTTCATCGGCAAGCGCAACCCCGCCATGAGCCGCGACTTCACCTGGATCCAGGCCCTCGGCATCCGCTTCGCCGACCATCGCCTCTACATGGGCGCCCAGAAGACCGTCAAGTGGGACAGCAATGTCGACCGCCTCGAGCTGTCCTTCGATGACATGCCCATTGAAATCCCCACCGCCATCGACGCCAAGTGGCAGTCCACCACCGTGCCTGGGCTGACCATCACAAGGAATGCCGCGGCCAACGGCATCAGGGTCCAGCTCAAGGGAGTTTTCGACATCTTGGCCAACGTGGTGCCCATCACACAGAAGGACTCCCGCATCCACAACTACGGTGTGACTGAAGACGACAGCCTCGCTCACTTCGACATCGGGTTCAAGTTCCACGGCCTCACCGACGACGTCCACGGCGTGCTCGGCCAGACCTACCGCGCCGACTATGTGAACAAGCTCAGCGTGAGCGCCAACATGCCAATTATGGGCGGCACAGCTAGCTACGTCACCTCCGAtatcttctccaccgactgcaaGGTCGCCCGTTTTGGCCGCGCTTCAGGAATCTCCATGGTCACTGGCATCGCCACTTAA
- the LOC125549502 gene encoding uncharacterized protein LOC125549502, which translates to MARASSSLSMGVVAAAAVLVVLCNAVPAAAQGKKGPPPPKLPSNFKTIHPGRFGKRDQVLTCDDQQDKKNPCVATCDKVRCPHECIVMCPGCKTYCMCDFYPGVSCGDPRFTGADGNNFYFHGKKDQSFCVVSDADLHINAHFIGKRNPTMSRDFTWIQALGIRFADHRLYMATQKTVEWDSDVDRLELTFDGMPIDIPTENDAEWQSTIVPTLTVTRTSATNGVRVQLKGVFDILANVVPITEKDSRIHNYGVTEEDSLAHFDIGFKFHALTDDVHGVLGQTYRTDYVNKLSVSANMPIMGGAASYVSSDLFSTDCKVARFGRDHGGISMVTTKAN; encoded by the exons ATGGCGAGGGCATCGTCGTCGCTGTCCATGGGTGTGGTCGCCGCGGCGGCAGTGCTGGTGGTCCTGTGCAACGCCGTGCCGGCCGCCGCTCAGGGGAAGAAGGGCCCTCCGCCTCCTAAGCTACCGTCCAACTTCAAGACGATCCACCCGGGACGGTTCGGGAAGAGGGACCAGGTGCTCACCTGCGACGACCAACAGGACAAGAAGAACCCCTGCGTCGCCACCTGCGACAAGGTCCGCTGCCCCCACGAGTGCATCGTCATGTGCCCAGGCTGCAAGACCTACTGCA TGTGCGACTTCTACCCCGGGGTGTCCTGCGGTGACCCGCGCTTCACTGGCGCCGACGGCAACAACTTCTACTTCCATGGCAAGAAGGACCAGAGCTTCTGCGTCGTCTCCGACGCCGACCTCCACATCAATGCCCACTTCATCGGCAAGCGTAACCCCACCATGAGCCGCGACTTCACCTGGATCCAGGCCCTTGGCATCCGCTTCGCCGACCACCGCCTTTACATGGCCACCCAGAAGACCGTCGAGTGGGACAGCGACGTCGACCGCCTTGAGCTGACCTTTGACGGCATGCCCATCGACATCCCTACCGAGAACGATGCGGAGTGGCAGTCCACCATCGTGCCCACCTTGACCGTCACCAGGACCTCCGCGACCAACGGCGTCAGGGTCCAGCTCAAGGGGGTGTTTGATATCTTGGCCAATGTGGTGCCCATCACGGAGAAGGACTCCCGCATCCACAACTACGGTGTGACAGAGGAAGACAGCCTCGCACACTTCGACATTGGCTTCAAGTTCCACGCCCTCACCGACGATGTCCACGGAGTGCTCGGCCAGACCTACCGCACGGACTACGTCAACAAGCTCAGCGTGAGCGCTAACATGCCCATCATGGGCGGCGCCGCCAGCTACGTCTCCTCTGAcctcttctccaccgactgcaaGGTTGCCAGGTTCGGGCGTGACCATGGCGGGATCTCCATGGTCACCACCAAGGCCAATTAA